In Solenopsis invicta isolate M01_SB chromosome 6, UNIL_Sinv_3.0, whole genome shotgun sequence, the genomic window AAGCTCTGACCTGCGGCGCCCCCCACAACGGAGTCCCTTGATCTGGGGTTCCTCAGGGAAGTCATGGCCGCCCTCTTTCCGGAGGACTCGGGGGAGGAAAACTGCCCCAGAAAAGACCCGGCCACTGAGAGGCAAAGAGTCTGGTGGACCGGGGATCTAGAGGTCACCGAGGCAAAAATGGCCAGGGCAGTGAAGAGAATAAGAAGGAAAAACACCGCTCCTGGCCCGGATGGAATCCCCGGGAGGGCTTGGGCGGTTGCCTTAAATGTTCTGGGCAATTGTCTCAGGCACCTTTTCAACAGGTGCCTCCAGACGGGTGGTTTCTTTCTTCATGGAAGGAGGTGAGGCTGCTCCTACTACCCAAGGAGGGCCGGCCCGCCAACGAGCCATTAGCTTACCGACTCATCTGCCTGATAGATGAGGTCGGTAAGCTGTACAAAAGGCTTCTGGTCGACCGGATCATGACGCACCTCTCCTCAGTGGGCTCCGACCTGGAATACTGCTAGTATGATTTCAGACCAGAGAGATCGACCGTTGGAGCTATCCGGCAACTGAGAACCCTGGTTGATAGGGCAGTCACCCGGGGCGTTGGCTGTCAGTTTAGACATATCCAACGCATTTAACACTCTGCCCTAGAAGAGTATCAGGGAGGTGCTCCGAAGAAAGAGCGTTCTCTTGTACCTCGAGGAGGCTATTAACGCTTACCTCAGGAGGTGAGCAGTTgccttttttttttggtaacagaggggaaatgcgttaccgcataccccagaccccgggggaggcctggtgattatgtggggctctccttTGCCGACGATGTGTCAACgggggcctacccactaaaacccctctgggtatcctgccctggtccgtgacgggggagctccgggaacgcgtgcagcatactttcGGAACCCCCCCGGACTCGGCCAGCCGAGGCCGACTCATCGCGCCGGAAGCACTCTAGCGGTGGGTCCTCCGGCAGGGCTGCGGGGCCGAGTCAGTCTTAGGTTGGGGGAGGGGACACCAGCCCTTCCCCCCGCTTTTTCCACTGGTGTTTGGGGGTAAAGTCCAGGATATCCGGCTCCCCGCCGTTACCCCGGGCCCTTTCGCGCCGCATTTGTGCGGCGCGGTGCACTTTTCTACACTGAGAGGGAGGAAACACTAGTGTTCCCTCTCCCACCCCGGCGAGGCAATGGGGGGAGCAACACGGCATTGTGTCGCCGTGTCGCTCCCATCCCAGACTGTCAAGtggggtctgcctcgccgggctcacagCTACGAGGGACCCTTCTCCCACGGTTACGAGTTCCAAAGGCAGGGCCAGCAGCCGTAGGGGAGGAGGAGCGCCTCCTCTCGGTATTGTTATCGCTCCCCTCCTCCTCTATGGTGGGGAGAGAGGAGGCGACAGCTACGCGGCCCTTCCGCCTTTTTGTGGCCGAGCCGCGAAGGCCCGGAGGGCAGGGGGCACGCGTTTTTCGAGGTGGTCGGGGGGGGGGGCCAAAGTGGCTCGTGTCCCCCGTCCTCGCCGTCCCTTCCACTATTGTTATTGTCGTTGCCGGGGGGGattcgtccccccggcctccttTCCCTGACTTTCTCggcctccttctgccgcataacCTGCTCGCAGAAATAGGAGACCGCTCTCCCTGCGGATCATCTGAGTGATGATGGCtcgcagggagaggtcgtcaCCCAGTTCTTCTCTCAGAACTCCGCGCAACTTCTCTCATGCTGGATAGACCTCCActgtgtgctgcgcggagtcccggttGGCGTCACAGTGATGGCATCGTGTCGTCGGCTCCCTCTgaatcctgcacaggtactcacagAAACACTCATAGCCaatgagcacctgtgtcgtccggtaggacaggccgccccaagggcggcccacccattcgtctaAGTAAGGTAGGACGGcttccaagatccgagatcctgccACCGGCGGGTCGTTAACGAGGCTTGCTCTCCAAGCTCTCATCGCCCGCCGGCGTGCCCTTTCCCGTAACAGTGCGGCAACCCTGGGGGTAACGACCCCCCCCCTCAAGGCGAACGGCCTTCGCCCTGGCGTAGCTCCATGCCAGGGCGTTGGCCGTaaattccgccggggggagtTCCGCCAGAACCAATGTTGCCACGCCgggagcggtgcgaaacgcgcgcaCTATTCtgcgcgccagccgccgctgcactgTGTGCAACACCTCGcgtatgcggcggctggccaacgcCTATTGGAACCAGACCGGGTCCCCGTATAGAGCCTCGGCCATCACCGCATAGGCGTACGCGCGCCTCGCACCGACCCTCGGGCAAGCCGTTGCTTGCGGCGACAGAGACAAAGGACGCATGAGCCGGGCGATCACACGGGGCGTTCCACAGGGTCCTTGGATCGCTCCTGTGGAACATAGGCTACGATTGGGCAATCAATTGAGCCATCTCGGCGGGGGTGTTGGTATACTATGCCGACGACACTCTCGTTGTAATCTCCGGCGACAACTGGGGAGAGGTGCGTCGGACGGCGACCATTGGCATCTGAATGATGCTGAGGAGGATCCGCTCCCTGGGCCTTAAAGTTGCCCTCCATAAAACGGAGGTGCTGTAGCTCGGCGGGCCCAGGGAGACGGGTCTGCGGTGGCGGGCAATTGAAGTAGAAGGTACTCAGGTCCAGATGAAGTCCCAGATAAAATATCTGGAACTGATCCTGGACTCGAAGTGGACTTTTGGTCTTCATTTCGAGTGGGTGGCTTTTAGGTTGGACAGCGCGATCACAAGCTTTGGTCGCATCATGCCCAACCTGGGGGGTCCGTTAGAAAGGGTACGTTACCTGTACAGGGGCGTAATGCGCTCTATCGCGCTATACGCTGCCCCTGTGTGGTACCAGTCCCTGATGACCGGTAGGCGCAACGTCGATGTTTTGTATCGAGATCATCGCCGAATGGCCATCAGGGTTGCACGCTCGTACAACACCGTGGCTCGGGATGCCGCTCTGGTGCTGGCTAGATCAGCTCCGTGTCATGGATGTACGTGTCAAGCACGCCCGCTGAAAAAAGGCGGAGAAGGAGGGGAGAAGGAAGAGGGCATACCTGCGACAACATCAGTAGGTGGGTCCTCCTCCCCAGCGGGAAAAACAAGGCGGGGAGAGGTTGGGTGAGTCTGTCGCCCTTGCCCTCTCTCTCAGCACACCTGGAGCTCGCCGGCGTCCCGGCGGCGATGTACAGGGTCCCAAACCACCCGTCTTACccgatttttttgtaaaggcgttttaaagaaaaatatttcagacaaaagttgtgtGACTTtaagggggacataagatggtgtcattggtttgaccttggatagtTGTTTGAAGATCACGTGAAGATCacctttaatttcttaaatggaaacccccatttttcaatgcatattcctgtagcttatcttgagagctttccaaaacgctataataaaacgtttttttaatcagtacttttcgagttatgaagGTTGAAAGTTACGGTACCGCCGGCATTAGCATTATCCAAGGTGTACCGCGTGGAGGTTGCACGGTCGGATTTACACCtctggtgtgtgtgtgtgtttatttgggtgtttgtgtgtgtgaatgtgtgtgtgtcaacagagataaggaccccacggttcgtcactccCGTAGTATTTatcgactccaaaccctctctgctgtgcgcgtgtgtgtgtatgtggctGATGTTATTAGGCCTGGTGTTCGAAATGTCCACGTTTGCTTCAATGCAACCAAGTATTCTTTTCACGAAATTATTTGTTGCATGAAGAATTTCATCAACATGTAGAGAACGAATAACGAGAcgtattctacgaatcatatcaTCTCTTGTTGTAGGGCGTTCGCGGTATACCAGATCTTTTAGTTTTCCCCACAAATAGTAATCGAAAAcagtccggtgatcgtggtggccaataaTGTGGGCCATATTTGCCTATCCATTTATCTGGAAACATTTTGTTCAACCGTTCCACGGGCAACTCTAGATGTATGCGCTGGACATCCATCTTGCTGGAAAAACATGTTTAGGCGCAATTGTAGGTCAATATTTTCAAGCAAGGGCGGAAGATCATTTTCGAGGAAATTGGCGTACCGAATACCGTTTAGGTTTACTTCCCAGATATGCGGTCCAACGACATGTCTTCCAATAATTCCGCACCATACATTGACATTCCAAACATGTTGATGGTCAATTTTTTGCAACTAATGAGGATTTTCTTGTTCCCAATATCGACAGTTCCATGTATTTACAGAACCGTCACTTGAAAATGTGCATtcatcagaaaaaaaaattttctgataaAAGTTGCGCGATTGTTGACGAATccaattgcaaaatttgaatcTGTATCTAAAATCGTCAATCGTCAATGCTTGGTGAAGAGACATTTTGTACGGATGCAGCTGGTTTTCATGGAAAATTCGTCAAATCGTGCTGCGACTAATTccagaatttttttctgtacgtTTTAATGAATGGCAGGGATGCAATTGAGGGGATGCAAGAATCTCCGGCATCCTTTCATCTCTAACTTGGCGTCGAATTCGTCTACCTTTATTGTGATCCGGTTGAATAATACCTTTATTGGTAATTCGGTTAGCTAAGCGAGAAAAAACTTTGTACGAATGAGGAGCGCGATCTGGGTATCGTTCTCGCCACAATCTTGCAGCTGCTCTAAATTGACTATAACATTTACCTAAAATAAGGATCATCACAAGCTTCCGCGTTTGAGTACGACATGGCTGGTAAATGAGAATTTTGTTACACCTTATGTGACAGTGTTAGTCGTGAAAAACGCATATGACAAGACAAGACGTTTTTAATCGATTTAAGGCTgatgttttgaataaattttttcggTTATTCGTATGTAAGAAATGctcgtgaaatttttttttgttactactGACGAAATTACTGAACTAAAAGAAACGAAAAGAAGAGAATGTGCATGTGTACGTGTGTTATACTAAAGACTAAACTAAACGAGAATCAAATATTCGGTCCTTGGTTTAATTAACGCAACGCGTAAAATCGGACATTTCCGACGAAATCTACTTTTTTTCCGCTATTGCTTGAAAATATTCTTCAACAATTGCGCCTAAACATGTTTTTCCAGCAAAATGGATGTCCAGCGCATATATCTAAAGTTGCCCGTGAACGGGCAAACGCAAACACACAAAACATACACATATGCACACACCAGAGGTGTAAATCCGACCATGCAACCTTCATGCGGTACACTTTGGGTAATGTTAATGCCGGCGGTACCGTAACTTTCAACcctcataactcgaaaagtactgattaaaaaaacattttattatagcgttttggaaagctctcgaagtAAGCTATAAGCATATGCATTGAAAAATGGAGGTttccatttaagaaattaaaggtAACCTTCACGCAATCTTCAAAGGACTATCCAAACCAATGACACCATTTTATGTCCCCCTTGAAGTCACAAAACTTccgtctgaaacatttttctttaaaatgtcgcgtttacaaaaaaattgggTGAGACGGGTAGTCTGGACatatacaccctgtatatgctgTCGCCTGGGTAGCGCGCAAGCGCGGCTTTTATTTCCCCCTTAAAGAGGGGAGAGCCGGGATGAAATAGAGGATAGAGAAGACCTTTCTAGACCCTAGAGCGCCGACTAGATCGGACAGGAACttaccctctccactgttgaggcGGTACGCCTTGgacggaatcagcggcgggatagttgcccggctgacccgtccaTGGCTTAGGTTGCCGGAGTGCGAACCTAGGGCTGGGAGCCCGTCGCACCACCGAGGCATCCTTGTTCGGGCGACCGGGGCTCGATTTCGGACAAGTCTTGGTTGCTAACTTTGGAGGGGAGTTCTTGCCGCAAGATGAGGATTTATTTGGGTCAGGACTGATTGCGGTGCATGCACAGCTTGATCCCGTGGTCAGTCCCTaaacgccggaaaaagttgggttttactGGGTACACTGGCCAATTTTAGGTCGGTGAGTTCCACATATCCCGCGTCCTCTCCCCATAGGCGCGGGGACCTATAAAGGCGTTTCTcagctatatatatatgtgtgtgtgtatatacaggatgtcccagaaagtttgcatcccattttaagagcgaattctttggaaaattctaagaaaaagttCTAATACagaaatgtcgagggtataatggttttcaaattattcgcgattaaagtttacaaatcactgagctgacatttcgcgcgctcaggcatggtgacatgtcaaaggtaccacaagggtacctcttgacattgaggttgtcatataaatacgcaatgacatttgcattaagaaattactactatatgATATGGGATaggaaattactactataggataattactactataggaaaaagattgaatatgttgataaaatagaattcagacatatcaaattacatctgtttgacattatcgcgtttatatcatttaaattaccgacttacatttttatagttattttaataatattaaataagtaatattttaataaaatattgaaaaaagagaaatataaaaattaatataaattatattaagacgTATGTGTACatcgttaaaatttatatcaatacataactcttaataataattaaaataacaaacataAGTTTGTAagcgaaaacttatttaaatacttttaatcttCAAACACTTTTCAAagtttaagttaaattttacgcagtgtatgatttaaaaagtaaaaagagaagagatatctttttcatatcatcgcataaattatcgatatcaTCGATACGAGATGTGATCAAAacgtaaggtgactttttgaatttcgcgcgctctgtacactctaatttcaaaatttttttttttgtgttggtacactcgtcacgatcatatgttcacagttttgactatatagcatgtgttgtttttatgtgagagacATAAAGGTTAGAcccgtgtttgcgtgctcggcgattttttgctgttgaaaataatggagcagagagcttgtattaatttttgtgtaaaaaatggtattaagtgttcaaaaactcttgaaatgttgacagtggcgtacggtgagtcaactttgagaaaaaaaaaatgtttataaatggtataagttattccaagagggcagagaaaatgttaacgatgaacctcactctggacgccccagcacgtcaaaaaccgacgaaaatgttcaggaagtgaaagaaattgtgttgaaaaatcgtcgaatcacgattagagaaataactgatgatcttaacatatcgtttggctcatgccaatcaattttaacggatgttttgggtatgacacgtgtgtcagcgaaattcgtttcaaaactgcttaattttgatcagaagcagcgtcgcatgaacatcgcccaagacatgttgaacgacgtcaatgatgatcctgatctgctcaaaagggttataactggtgacgaaacatgggtatatggctatgacgtcgaaaccaaagcccaatcatcccagtggaagagcccaggagagccaagaccgaaaaaggcacgccaagttcgttcgaatgtgaaggttttgctcacagttttctttgattactatggcgttgtgcatcaagaattcctaccacaaggtcgtacggtaaacaaggagtattaccttgagattatgcggcgtttgcgtgaatcaataagaaaaaaacgtccggaagtgtggaaagaaaattcatggattctgcaccatgataatgcacctgcgcacacgtcgttactagtgagtacttttttggccaaaaacaatactatcaacatgcctcagccaccgtattcactagacttggccccctgcgactttttcctcttcccaaaattgaaaaggcctatgaaaggacgaagatttgcgacgattgacgagattaaggctgcatcgctggaggagctcaaggcaatacccaaaagtgcatttcagaaatgttttgacgacttgacgaaaagcgctggcacaaatgcattgtatcagagggggattattttgaaggggataacataattttggatgaataaatgaatatatttttataaaaatgaaaagtcaccttactttttgatcacacctcgtattttaccataaaagttcttatcatatgaacatggtaatgaatttattttgacagttgATCCAACggttatcgtaacatcttgttattgaattgataatttgttgaaaacattaattgtgcatatgtaatgtacaaatatgtttcctatagtagtaatttcttaatgcagatatcattgcgtatttatatgacaacctcaatgtcaagaggtatacccttgtggtacctttgtcatgtcaccatgcctgagcgcgcgaaatgtcagctcagtgattcataaattttaatcgcaaataatttgaaaaccaatATACTCtcgatatttttgtattaagatttttttcttagaattttccaaagaattcgCTCTTAAAATAAGATGCGAGCTTTCTgcgacaccctgtatatatatatatatatatatatatatatatatatatatatatattacgacCGCACTTACGAGCAtggtgcaactacgttaattgctcgtgacgctagttaggTAGCAAAGATGTTCGCAAAGTCGCTCATATCAAATGTGCGAAATTAGACGGTACGATTGTGCGCCAGGCACaagcgagcgtgccactcttagatcAGAACGTTACCGGTCTCCCGATTCATGCCGGAAAAAGAAACGCGAATATACTTTACTTCGTCGCGGGCAATCACGGGCTCTTTTAACCGGTAGCTCAtccacggaattggcagaggggaTGGTTCGCGGCGGGCAGGGTGgtagaggagagcgagggaacttcAAGAGAACACTTCAATTTAATAGAgaaattaacaatgtatttcCGAGATTTAACACTACTCACAAGGTTCTGCGACGATGtctcgcgacccgggcgcggtcggaaaataccacgcggtcgtcggtacgagctcaccgaacggagagagtcaaAATTCCATTCTAATTAGCGGCGGACAACACGCCGTGCCCACTCGAAACTATACACATGCACTCTTAGTTCACGTAAAATTAGGTGGCGATTCGGTACGAAATATGCGATCGGAAATACGCGATCGCCAAGCAGAAACTCATACAAACGCTATTATAGACGACACACAAGAATCTTACACAATTAGCGCGACTtagctgtggtgtcggcgacgctctcaataaacggaaccgaaaagaatcaagacgcgacttgatcggatgagACGTACGGCGGCGgagcacgcggacagcacgcAATTACAGGCGTGTTCTACTTCCGGCGAAAGATCTTACGGCGAACGTGAACTCTAATTGCAATGACCACGCGCGCGACTCATCTCATCGGCGAAATCGGCGGCTTTACAACAGTTTCGTTCGTCTCACCATGACGCCGGTTCTTCCCTGCGGTACGTCCTCGCGTTGGATAACAGCTCTTGTCGTCTCGGCTCCTGACGGTCCGGCTGATGATCTACAGcaaagtgatcgatagcgcgaggaaattcggcagacGGCACGCAGAATCTCTTGCCCCACGCACAGGCTCGTCACGCCCCGCTATTAGTTCCGTCTTAGTACGGTCTTagcggtcctcgcgaccctctaatcaggctgtcgcgctacggcgcgcaattcgaggtaggtcggtgtcttcgggcagctcgcgaTTCTTCCCATGGTTTTCTCGAGGCCGGGCGGCTCTTCCTACGGACTCTTTGGTATCCGctgcccccgcgctcgggatCAAATCGGGAACATCccctcgcagctcctcgttGGGGTCTCCCACGAGATGATCTGTGTGGAGTGTCGACGTCCCCTACGTTTgaccttccctctttgcgtcctgtaatttcagcggccttactgCTGCATACAAGCGCGACGAtaagagataacgtaattaaatgaagagagatcacctgtcgtgcgcgctattGCGATCCTGCGCGCGATTCGTAAGAGTCCGAGTGGCGGTAAGTCTTCCTTCTAGCAGTCTTCTAGCCGGGCGAGACTTCGTCGACAGAATTAAGATTGGCTAGTCGCCGATCCGCAAAATGTTGCTACAATTGGACGAACACAAGCACGCCAAACAAAAACGCGGAATTATTAGTGCACGCTATTAGTGCGCCGCCACGTCCGTCTtcgagccgagaggacgtagagccgcagcgtgcgctccccGGCCGGATCCTACGATCCCTGTGAAGGCCAGCCAAacaggatgtcacgtcacaatatatatatatataatgttgaaAACGGTCAATTTAACGagcaaaattgatttaattcaggatttacaattacattaatatagtcgctaataattggaacgtttcggctttacttaaccttcatcagcctattaatacagttaaaagttcatctctttacaaaagaattttctttcctcttagatttaaatttctacaaataacaatttccataaaaattgtctttttttaaaaaattatcgtatgtatgtgtcgcataccgtctgtgattttttttgatGACGAATGGGTGCATcgaatgttgtgtgtgtgtgtgtgtgtgtgtgtgtgtgtgtgtgtgtgtgtgtgtgtttgtgtaggTGTTGAGTCCTCCAAGCAGTCATAACTTTTTTTCCTCCCTCCTTACATGATGAAGAACTCACGATCACTCACGGCTTCATatgcagattttatttttcaagcgtAGTTTTTGCCACGTTTGTTCTCTGTGTGTTGACGCTGGAGTTATTGTTTTGTATgaattgtaagattttttgtcATAGATCAATTAAAAGGCTTACTTGGCAgagtattttaacagaaattatATGGACGTTCGCCATCGTCGACGGTCTTGTTGCCGAGACAGATAGAGCGCAAGTGAGGCAGAACCGTTAGAACAGAAGTCAGTAACGTATGTTCGTGTTATCTTTAAGTGAGTCGAGTAAACAGAAATAGGAGCCATGAAGAAGGTCTGTGTCATTCTGTGAGTTTAGTccgtttgtttgttgttttatatgtatcatttccgAAATTAATCTCTTTTGGTAATTTTCTTCAGTGTCCAGAATTTTTATGTTCTTCCAATTAAACACGCGCAGACAAAGGGAATATCATTGTAGCAATGGACAGATCAGATTACATCAAAAATATGGAACAACTCCTCCATGACCAAGAAACATATttgataatcaaaaataatctcataaaaaaaatagaaaaagatctAAACACtacaataaaaagatggtatgataatgattttatttcaaaacaatcCTACTTCTCTCTCCATTCAAGTGACTCTACAATTCCAAAAGCTTATGGCCTTCCTAAGGTACATAAAGAGAATTTTTCCTTTAGAATTATTGTCTCCTCGGTAAACACTGCTCTTTATCCGATTGCAAAATTCTTACACAAGATTATCAACAATAGCTTACCTTTTAACTCTAGACAAGTCTATAATAGTTTCGATATCGCGAAGTCTCTATCGGGAATGAAAATTAGGgaagaatattgtttattatcttTAGATGCGACATCCCTGTTTACAAATATTCCTCTGGATTTGGCAATGGACGGTATTCGCAAGAGATGGCCGTCAATAGAGAACAATACAAAGATTCCGtttgatgaatttatatttgCTCTAAAATTTATACTGTCTTCcacgtttttcacttttaataatgttttttacaaacAGACTTTTGGTACACCAATGGGATCGCCCTTATCACccattatagcgaatatcgtgTTGCACGATTTAGAGGAAAAAGCGTTAAAgtcaataaatttagaaataccgTTCTATTATCGTTATATCGACGACATTGTTATGGCAGCACCTCTGAACTCACTCAATTTTATCCTCGAGACATTTAACAGTTTTCATAATAGATTACAATTCACCATTGAATTGGAACAGGACCGTAGCCTAAGTTTCTTGGACCTTCCATTAAAAATAACCGACAATACAATCATCATTGATTGGttccataaaaaaactttctctggtcgttatttatcatttttttctcaccACCCAATATGCCACAAAATTGGAACAATCTATAACATGGTGGATAGAGCACTATTGCTATCTCATCCTActttccaacaaaaaaatttggaattaattattGGACTACTCCTAAAAAATGGATATCctctagaatttattttaaaatatattaaaataagaataaaaaatctattcaatataaaaatgacaCCCATCATCACAAATGCTCAAGACCAGACAAAAAAAGATGAGAACACAAAAAATTCATTGTTGTCCCTTACATTCGGAATATCTCTGAAAAAACAACATCTTTAttagacaaaaatacatttacagtCGGCTAtagatgcataaataaaattaacaatttcatcaaagtACATAAAGACAAAACGGAGAGGGACTGCAATAGCAATGTCGTTTATAAGATCTTTTGTGATAATTGCGATGCTACATATGTACTATATGTAGGGCAGACGAAGAGACAGTTGAGGACTAGAGCAAAAGagcatattaacaatataaaacttGATCCTTCAAAACACTTAGTCGTAACAaaccatagaatattttttgaccatTCCTTCAATTGGAAGGACATAAAAATCCTGGACACTGAAGAAAATTaccaaaagatattaatttcggaaatgatacatataaaacaacaaacaaacggACTAAACTCACAGAATGACACAGACCTTCTTCATGACTCCTATTTCTGTTTACTCGACTCACTTAAAGATAACACGAACATACGTTACTGACTTCTGCTCTAACGGTTCTGCCTCACTTGCGCTCTGTCTGTCTCGGCAACAAGACCGTCGACGATGGCGAACGTCCATataatttctgttaaaatactcTTCCAAGTAAGCCTTTTAATTGATCTAtgacaaaaaaatcttacaatttaTACAAAACAATAACTCCAGCGTCAACACACAGAGAACAAACGTGGCAAAAACTacgcttgaaaaataaaacctgCATATGAAGCCGTGAGTGATCGTGAGTTTTTCATCATGTAAGGAGGGAGGAAAAAAAGTTGTGACTGCTTGGAGGACTCAacacctacacacacacacacacacacacacacacaacattcgATGCACCCGTTTGCCATCAAGAAAAATCACAGACGGTATGCGACACATACAcacgataatttaaaaaaaaaagagtttagggaaaattgttatttgtagaaatttaaatctaagaggaaagaaaattcttttgtaaagagatgaacttttaactgtattaataggctgatgaaggttaagtaaagccgaaacgttccaattattagcgactatattaatgtaattgtaaatcctgaattaaatcaattttgctCGTTAAATTGACCGTTTTCAACATTATACTTGTGTTTATACACATTACGAGCGTTGCCTTAtgcttattatatatatatatattatatatatatatatatatatatatatatatataaaggttAGGTAAGTAtgttagtttatt contains:
- the LOC120358059 gene encoding uncharacterized protein LOC120358059, encoding MDRSDYIKNMEQLLHDQETYLIIKNNLIKKIEKDLNTTIKRWYDNDFISKQSYFSLHSSDSTIPKAYGLPKVHKENFSFRIIVSSVNTALYPIAKFLHKIINNSLPFNSRQVYNSFDIAKSLSGMKIREEYCLLSLDATSLFTNIPLDLAMDGIRKRWPSIENNTKIPFDEFIFALKFILSSTFFTFNNVFYKQTFGTPMGSPLSPIIANIVLHDLEEKALKSINLEIPFYYRYIDDIVMAAPLNSLNFILETFNSFHNRLQFTIELEQDRSLSFLDLPLKITDNTIIIDWFHKKTFSGRYLSFFSHHPICHKIGTIYNMVDRALLLSHPTFQQKNLELIIGLLLKNGYPLEFILKYIKIRIKNLFNIKMTPIITNAQDQTKKDENTKNSLLSLTFGISLKKQHLY